From Micromonospora rifamycinica, a single genomic window includes:
- a CDS encoding SAF domain-containing protein, whose amino-acid sequence MSLATRNGIPVDAPVTPPKVVRQRRTRPGLLGLAVLLIALGGLGAAFAVTSVRATGSYLAIARPVEVGRVLTADDLVSVQVSGGAGLSPVPAKKRDEVVGKRAAVSLVPGSLLTMAQLTDAPLLGQGQQQIALGLEPSKVPARKLHPGDKVLLVSTPDEDADNQSSTTRFTATVIDAVTPENDDVVVYLALAVRDVPAVVVLAAQDRIALVLTEAA is encoded by the coding sequence GTGAGTCTGGCCACCCGCAACGGCATCCCGGTGGATGCACCGGTCACCCCGCCCAAGGTGGTCCGGCAGCGCCGTACCCGGCCCGGTCTGCTCGGGCTCGCCGTGCTGCTGATCGCGCTGGGTGGCCTCGGCGCGGCCTTCGCGGTCACCTCGGTCCGGGCCACCGGCAGCTACCTGGCGATCGCCCGCCCTGTCGAGGTGGGCCGGGTCCTGACCGCCGACGACCTGGTCAGCGTGCAGGTCTCCGGGGGCGCGGGGCTGTCTCCGGTGCCGGCGAAGAAGCGCGACGAGGTGGTCGGCAAGCGGGCCGCCGTGTCGCTGGTCCCCGGTTCGCTGCTCACCATGGCCCAGCTCACCGACGCCCCGCTGCTCGGCCAGGGGCAGCAGCAGATCGCGCTGGGCCTGGAACCGAGCAAGGTGCCGGCCCGCAAGCTGCACCCCGGTGACAAGGTGCTGCTGGTCAGCACCCCGGACGAGGACGCCGACAACCAGTCCTCCACCACCCGGTTCACGGCCACCGTGATCGACGCGGTCACCCCGGAGAACGACGACGTGGTGGTCTACCTGGCGCTCGCCGTCCGGGACGTTCCGGCGGTGGTGGTGCTGGCCGCGCAGGACCGGATCGCCCTCGTGCTGACCGAGGCGGCCTGA
- a CDS encoding AAA family ATPase, with protein MAIIALVSAKGSPGVTTTALACTLSWHRRLVLAECDPAGGSVLAGYLGGALDGPRGIGELAVGELRDGSLEATFWSQLVDLDAPRRERLLLPGVVDPAQAGSVAPLWQRFADFFRTLEKGRPGYDVIVDCGRLQVFGPPWPLLRAADVVLLVTRAQLPGLSGTRSMIRAIERDFTDHRVPPGTLRLVVVGDGHGNGEIGKALGMPVIARMPEDRRTAQALSFGGTVRAGRPLLRAAAALEAPVRELLEQRRARLAWPTPAQGVPDAV; from the coding sequence ATGGCCATCATCGCGCTGGTCTCGGCGAAGGGGTCGCCCGGCGTCACCACCACGGCGCTGGCCTGCACCCTGAGCTGGCACCGGCGGCTGGTGCTCGCCGAGTGCGACCCGGCCGGCGGCTCGGTGCTCGCCGGCTACCTGGGCGGCGCGCTCGACGGACCACGCGGCATCGGTGAGCTGGCCGTGGGTGAGCTGCGCGACGGCAGCCTGGAGGCGACGTTCTGGTCCCAGCTGGTCGACCTGGACGCGCCGAGGCGGGAGCGGCTGCTGCTGCCCGGCGTGGTGGACCCGGCGCAGGCCGGCAGCGTCGCCCCCCTGTGGCAGCGGTTCGCCGACTTCTTCCGCACCCTGGAGAAGGGCCGCCCCGGCTATGATGTGATCGTCGACTGTGGACGACTTCAGGTCTTCGGGCCGCCGTGGCCGTTGCTGCGCGCGGCCGACGTGGTGCTGCTGGTGACCCGCGCCCAGCTACCCGGCCTCTCCGGCACCCGGTCGATGATCCGGGCCATCGAACGGGACTTCACCGACCACCGGGTGCCCCCGGGCACACTGCGGCTGGTGGTGGTCGGCGACGGCCACGGCAACGGCGAGATCGGCAAGGCCCTGGGGATGCCGGTGATCGCCCGGATGCCGGAGGACCGGCGTACCGCGCAGGCGCTCAGCTTCGGCGGCACGGTCCGCGCCGGACGCCCGCTGCTGCGCGCGGCGGCGGCGCTGGAGGCCCCGGTCCGGGAGCTGCTGGAGCAGCGGCGGGCCCGACTGGCCTGGCCCACCCCGGCACAGGGGGTGCCGGATGCGGTTTGA
- a CDS encoding CpaF family protein, whose product MRFEPVSHDPRTPPPGVTSTMPPLPPVNGRHHAPAPPPTTGTAAAPPTSAPAPAPPRPKVDFALVRELRRELSERLTQWQRGREFDADAEEVERARLAVAVVSGYADAVRRAGTPLSADEERTLLDQVTAELVGLGRLQTLLVDDSIEEVHILGCDQVRITRHGGGVDWGEPIADSDDELVEILQAAARRAGATERSLSTSKPTLDLQLPDGSRLAAVFLVSHRPYAVIRKHNTLDVSLDDLAGSRPDLDEMIDPLLRDFLRASMRAGLNIMVAGLAGAGKTTVIRALMDEIPPDEPYVLLEESRELLPARRGDKHRAVMSFESREGHGERGLDGRPAGEVSIADLIPVSLRMGVLRIIVGEVRSREIVPMLQAMTTSRGSMCTIHARTPAGVSERIIELALAHGREMTVDQARRMAGNALDLIVYVTVEDETAIGGRKHRFVSHVEEVIGVGDANRITTTTVFGPGPDGRAIPRHLPERVRGQLLRVGYDARLLSRFIEAGAGAWRRPRHSRLAPVVRR is encoded by the coding sequence ATGCGGTTTGAGCCGGTCTCCCACGACCCGCGCACCCCACCGCCGGGGGTCACCTCCACCATGCCGCCGCTGCCACCGGTGAACGGCCGGCACCACGCCCCCGCACCGCCGCCGACCACCGGCACCGCCGCCGCCCCGCCCACGTCCGCGCCCGCGCCCGCCCCGCCCCGGCCGAAGGTCGACTTCGCGCTCGTCCGGGAGCTGCGTCGGGAGCTGAGCGAACGGCTCACCCAGTGGCAACGCGGCCGGGAGTTCGACGCCGACGCCGAAGAGGTCGAGCGGGCCCGGCTCGCCGTCGCCGTGGTCTCCGGCTACGCCGACGCGGTACGCCGGGCCGGCACCCCGCTCAGCGCCGACGAGGAACGGACCCTGCTCGACCAGGTGACCGCCGAGCTGGTCGGGCTGGGCCGGCTACAGACCCTGCTCGTCGACGACTCCATCGAGGAGGTGCACATCCTCGGCTGCGACCAGGTACGCATCACCCGGCACGGCGGCGGCGTCGACTGGGGCGAGCCGATCGCCGACAGCGACGACGAGCTGGTGGAGATCCTCCAGGCGGCGGCCCGCCGGGCCGGGGCCACCGAGCGGTCGCTGTCCACCTCCAAGCCGACGCTGGACCTGCAACTGCCCGACGGCAGCCGGTTGGCTGCGGTGTTCCTGGTCAGCCACCGCCCGTACGCGGTGATCCGCAAGCACAACACGCTGGACGTCAGCCTCGACGACCTGGCCGGCAGCCGCCCCGACCTGGACGAGATGATCGACCCGCTGCTGCGCGACTTCCTCCGCGCGTCCATGCGGGCCGGGCTCAACATCATGGTCGCCGGGCTGGCCGGGGCCGGCAAGACCACTGTCATCCGGGCGCTGATGGACGAGATCCCGCCCGACGAGCCGTACGTGCTGCTGGAGGAGAGCCGGGAGCTGCTGCCGGCCCGCCGCGGCGACAAGCACCGGGCGGTGATGAGCTTCGAGTCCCGGGAGGGGCACGGCGAACGCGGTCTGGACGGTCGCCCGGCCGGCGAGGTGAGCATCGCCGACCTGATCCCGGTGTCGCTGCGGATGGGCGTGCTGCGGATCATCGTGGGCGAGGTCCGGTCCCGGGAGATCGTGCCGATGCTCCAGGCGATGACCACCAGCCGTGGGTCGATGTGCACCATCCACGCCCGTACCCCGGCCGGGGTCAGCGAGCGGATCATCGAGCTGGCGCTGGCCCACGGCCGGGAGATGACCGTCGACCAGGCCCGCCGGATGGCCGGCAACGCCCTCGACCTGATCGTCTACGTCACCGTCGAGGACGAGACCGCGATCGGCGGGCGTAAACACCGGTTCGTCTCCCACGTGGAGGAGGTGATCGGCGTCGGCGACGCCAACCGGATCACCACCACCACCGTCTTCGGTCCCGGCCCGGACGGTCGGGCCATCCCCCGCCACCTGCCGGAACGGGTCCGGGGGCAACTGCTGCGGGTCGGCTACGACGCCCGGCTGCTGTCCCGCTTCATCGAGGCCGGCGCGGGCGCGTGGCGTCGCCCCCGGCACAGCCGCCTCGCCCCGGTGGTGCGCCGATGA
- a CDS encoding type II secretion system F family protein — MSTIELLAVVSGAACVGGLVLAVVALFGTTEPTRPARSSTTGLRRLWLGSGTNRRDQRAHQMTLGAAAVAGALAFLLTGLPVVGLIVAVAVPGVPWLFAVGRAEERAIARIEAVGEWTRRLKDVSNTGQGLQQAIITTIATVPHEVEEEVRLLAARLQAGWTARSALLAFADEIGDPVCDQVVAALILHLTDRGERLGDVLGSIAAAASAEVATRREVEAKRTQPRFAVRFLTGMTLAVLAYGLVNTEYIRPYGTFFGQVLMAMLGTAFVALLVWVRSMSQPPPPPRFLPRPDPAELVA, encoded by the coding sequence ATGAGCACCATCGAACTGCTCGCGGTGGTCTCCGGGGCGGCCTGCGTCGGCGGGCTGGTGCTGGCCGTGGTGGCGCTGTTCGGCACCACCGAGCCGACCCGGCCGGCCAGGAGCTCGACCACCGGGCTGCGCCGGCTCTGGCTCGGTTCGGGGACGAACCGCCGGGACCAGCGCGCCCACCAGATGACGTTGGGCGCGGCGGCGGTGGCGGGCGCGCTGGCGTTCCTGCTGACCGGGCTGCCGGTGGTGGGGCTGATCGTGGCGGTGGCCGTACCGGGGGTGCCGTGGCTGTTCGCGGTGGGCCGGGCCGAGGAGCGGGCGATCGCCCGGATCGAGGCGGTCGGCGAGTGGACCCGTCGGCTCAAGGACGTCTCCAACACCGGGCAGGGCCTCCAACAGGCGATCATCACCACCATCGCCACCGTCCCGCACGAGGTCGAGGAGGAGGTACGGCTGCTCGCCGCCCGCCTCCAGGCCGGCTGGACGGCCCGGTCCGCCCTGCTGGCGTTCGCCGACGAGATCGGCGACCCGGTCTGCGACCAGGTGGTCGCCGCGCTGATCCTGCACCTGACCGACCGGGGCGAGCGCCTCGGCGACGTGCTCGGTTCGATCGCCGCCGCCGCGTCCGCCGAGGTGGCCACCCGGCGCGAGGTGGAAGCCAAGCGCACCCAGCCCCGGTTCGCGGTCCGCTTCCTCACCGGGATGACCCTGGCGGTGCTGGCGTACGGGCTGGTCAACACCGAGTACATCCGGCCGTACGGGACGTTCTTCGGCCAGGTGCTGATGGCGATGCTCGGGACGGCGTTCGTCGCCCTGCTGGTCTGGGTGCGCTCGATGAGCCAGCCCCCGCCGCCGCCCCGGTTCCTGCCGAGGCCCGACCCGGCGGAGCTGGTCGCATGA
- a CDS encoding type II secretion system F family protein, which yields MTLNWQLTIAVLGGAAIGLGLFLLVREALPASPALGPALRRLHQPAGVTVTAGRGPDWLGGFSRWLRPPHRQLALLDQTPEQYAMSILLSALVGLATPTVAGALLFLAGVSMPVVVPVLGGLGLALVCALLAHRAVLTKADAAREEFRAAVCTYLDLVALQLSAAHGPVQSLERAAAVCDGWVFARIRESLRIAQMQMHSPWDELQELAEKIGIAELGDVGAIMRSSGSEGAQVHETLRSRAESLRDQIRTDNLARAEGITSRLDIPGSLLVFVLLAFVLYPFVARL from the coding sequence ATGACGCTCAACTGGCAGCTCACCATCGCGGTGCTCGGCGGGGCCGCCATCGGGCTCGGCCTGTTCCTGCTGGTCCGGGAGGCGCTGCCGGCCTCCCCGGCGCTCGGCCCCGCGCTGCGCCGACTGCACCAGCCCGCGGGTGTCACCGTCACCGCCGGGCGGGGGCCGGACTGGCTGGGTGGTTTCTCCCGTTGGCTGCGCCCGCCGCACCGCCAGCTCGCCCTGCTCGACCAGACCCCCGAGCAGTACGCCATGTCGATCCTGCTCTCCGCCCTGGTCGGGCTGGCCACCCCCACGGTGGCGGGGGCGCTGCTCTTCCTGGCCGGGGTGAGCATGCCGGTGGTCGTACCGGTGCTGGGCGGTCTGGGGTTGGCGCTGGTCTGCGCGCTGCTCGCGCACCGCGCGGTGCTGACCAAGGCGGACGCCGCCCGGGAGGAGTTCCGCGCGGCGGTCTGCACCTACCTGGACCTGGTGGCGTTGCAGTTGTCGGCGGCGCACGGCCCGGTGCAGTCCCTGGAACGGGCCGCGGCGGTCTGCGACGGCTGGGTGTTCGCCCGCATCCGGGAGTCGCTGCGGATCGCCCAGATGCAGATGCACTCGCCCTGGGACGAGTTGCAGGAGCTGGCCGAGAAGATCGGCATCGCGGAGCTGGGTGACGTCGGAGCGATCATGCGGTCCTCGGGCAGCGAGGGCGCGCAGGTGCACGAGACGCTGCGCAGCCGCGCCGAGTCGCTCCGCGACCAGATCCGCACCGACAACCTGGCCCGTGCCGAGGGCATCACCAGCCGGCTGGACATTCCCGGCTCGCTGCTGGTCTTCGTGCTGCTGGCGTTCGTCCTCTATCCGTTCGTCGCCCGCCTCTGA
- a CDS encoding TadE family protein → MPPCASTAGRVAPTGLRATGHAVPTGLRAAGRAARRRLTAGGTDRGANPVELAVVMPAVLVLLFGSVQIATWFVARSTAMHAAQSGVNAQRVLQAPAGAGESRAKHFLGAAGDWLVGARTTCATTATEVTCTVTGKSLSVIPAVRFDVRQTAHGTVERWTDP, encoded by the coding sequence GTGCCCCCGTGCGCGTCCACAGCGGGGCGGGTCGCCCCGACCGGGCTACGGGCCACCGGGCACGCCGTCCCGACCGGGCTACGCGCCGCCGGCCGGGCCGCCCGCCGCCGGCTCACCGCCGGGGGTACGGACCGGGGGGCCAACCCCGTGGAACTGGCCGTGGTGATGCCGGCGGTGCTGGTGCTGCTCTTCGGCTCCGTCCAGATCGCCACCTGGTTCGTGGCCCGGTCCACGGCGATGCACGCCGCCCAGAGCGGGGTGAACGCGCAACGGGTCCTCCAGGCGCCGGCCGGGGCCGGTGAGTCCCGCGCCAAGCACTTCCTGGGTGCCGCCGGGGACTGGCTGGTCGGCGCGAGGACCACCTGTGCCACCACCGCCACCGAGGTGACCTGCACGGTCACCGGGAAGTCCCTGAGCGTCATCCCGGCCGTCCGGTTCGACGTGCGGCAGACCGCCCACGGCACCGTCGAACGGTGGACCGACCCGTGA
- a CDS encoding TadE/TadG family type IV pilus assembly protein, whose translation MSVEVAVLAPAFLALLMVAGVAGRVAVADEAVEAAAHDAARAASIARDAGTAESAARAAARRQLDWRGLNCASAPKVTVWGSTLHSDHTSVNAAFRSPLGEPVSIWVRVSCTVSFAGMRFPGLPMGDKRVEATFASPLDRYRTRR comes from the coding sequence GTGTCGGTGGAGGTGGCGGTGCTGGCCCCGGCGTTCCTCGCGCTGCTGATGGTGGCCGGGGTGGCCGGCCGGGTCGCGGTCGCCGACGAGGCGGTGGAGGCCGCGGCGCACGACGCCGCGCGGGCCGCCTCGATCGCCCGCGACGCCGGCACCGCGGAGAGCGCCGCCCGGGCCGCCGCCCGCCGGCAGCTCGACTGGCGTGGCCTCAACTGCGCCAGCGCACCCAAGGTCACGGTCTGGGGGTCCACCCTGCACTCCGACCACACGTCGGTCAACGCGGCGTTCCGCAGCCCCCTCGGCGAACCGGTGAGCATCTGGGTCCGGGTGAGCTGCACCGTCTCCTTCGCCGGCATGCGCTTCCCCGGGCTGCCGATGGGCGACAAGCGGGTCGAGGCGACCTTCGCCTCCCCCCTGGACCGTTACCGGACCCGGCGATGA
- a CDS encoding LysM peptidoglycan-binding domain-containing protein yields MTTPRGSAARRTGQLLTGFGSLVVLVALLAGAPVALLAFAGNPLPDHLPTLTEIGTLLTSRDDGQLFIRALALVGWFGWATFAFSVLVELGAQVTRRQTPRLPGMGRQQRAAAALLGSIALIIAASPAASAAATLTQPLPAAAGTGVATTLDTSRAGLGAAPSAGLGGAALGAVPGSGLGPIPGAGPAHGAEKPVYRVARGDYLGEVAERYLDDFERYPEVARLNHLHDADRIRPGQLIKLPAEADDTGARRHASGHLVPGKPRKPSPRPPATTPGSPGTPGSPGTPGSPGSPGSPGSQAGPQQPDAPGTPTTPGKPTGPVTPATPKPTRKLGPATPQTATPQTAQPPAERPVGVPPAMAAGASRATPEDTINRPLAVSAVLAVASIVGAQIGAVLGLRRRPVRVAAGRTSAARIVAARTATDRTPGRSIGSRASAARDLVTGRHRRD; encoded by the coding sequence ATGACCACACCGCGTGGTTCCGCCGCCCGACGTACCGGGCAGTTGCTCACCGGCTTCGGGTCACTGGTGGTCCTGGTGGCGCTGCTGGCCGGCGCACCGGTCGCACTGCTCGCCTTCGCCGGCAACCCGCTGCCGGACCACCTGCCCACCCTCACCGAGATCGGCACCCTGCTGACCAGCCGGGACGACGGCCAGCTCTTCATCCGGGCGCTGGCGCTGGTCGGCTGGTTCGGCTGGGCGACGTTCGCCTTCTCGGTGCTGGTGGAGCTGGGTGCCCAGGTGACCCGTCGACAGACGCCCCGGCTGCCCGGGATGGGTCGGCAACAACGGGCGGCGGCGGCCCTGCTGGGCTCGATCGCACTGATCATCGCGGCCAGCCCGGCAGCGAGCGCGGCCGCCACCCTGACCCAACCACTACCGGCCGCCGCCGGTACCGGGGTGGCGACGACGCTCGACACCTCCCGTGCCGGTCTGGGCGCCGCCCCCAGCGCCGGCCTCGGTGGTGCCGCCCTCGGTGCCGTACCGGGTTCCGGTCTCGGTCCCATCCCGGGGGCCGGTCCCGCCCATGGTGCCGAGAAGCCGGTGTACCGGGTGGCCCGGGGCGACTACCTGGGTGAGGTGGCGGAACGCTACCTGGACGACTTCGAGCGCTACCCCGAGGTGGCCCGGCTCAACCACCTGCACGACGCCGACCGGATCCGCCCGGGTCAGCTCATCAAGCTGCCCGCCGAGGCCGACGACACCGGTGCCCGTCGGCACGCCAGCGGCCACCTGGTCCCGGGTAAGCCCCGCAAGCCGTCCCCGCGTCCACCGGCCACCACGCCCGGCAGCCCTGGCACCCCCGGCAGCCCTGGCACCCCCGGCAGCCCCGGCAGCCCTGGCAGCCCTGGCAGTCAGGCCGGCCCCCAGCAGCCGGATGCCCCCGGCACGCCCACCACCCCGGGCAAGCCGACCGGTCCGGTCACGCCCGCCACCCCGAAACCGACCAGGAAGCTCGGACCGGCCACCCCGCAGACCGCCACCCCGCAGACCGCCCAACCCCCGGCCGAACGGCCCGTCGGGGTGCCCCCGGCGATGGCCGCCGGAGCCTCCCGGGCCACCCCGGAGGACACGATCAACCGGCCGCTGGCCGTGTCGGCGGTACTGGCGGTGGCGAGCATCGTCGGCGCACAGATCGGCGCGGTACTCGGTCTGCGCCGCCGTCCCGTCCGGGTGGCCGCCGGCCGCACCTCGGCCGCACGGATCGTCGCCGCCCGGACGGCCACCGACCGCACCCCGGGCCGCTCGATCGGCAGCCGTGCCTCCGCCGCCCGGGACCTGGTGACCGGCCGCCACCGCCGCGACTGA
- a CDS encoding Rieske 2Fe-2S domain-containing protein, with protein sequence MRALMTKLEQATALDRAGDRLQRAVQATLRPQRVRDLLHGVFLGHPLHPAMVQVPVGAWISAAVVDLLPGQRRAATTLVALGTVSAVPAAVAGLNDWAELSRDQRRVGLVHAAANTVGLTLYAGSLAARLTGRHGVGRALAYLGLGAASAGAYLGGHLAYKQGAQVSQSVSELHRMSDGWQPVAELAGLPQRKLVTREVDDVSVILYRHGDEVTVMLERCPHQSGPLGEGEVQEIDGHACVVCPWHGSAFRLNGGEVVHGPSATDQQILPTRIVDGTLQTRLP encoded by the coding sequence GTGCGAGCGTTGATGACGAAACTCGAACAGGCCACCGCACTGGACCGGGCCGGTGACCGGTTGCAGCGTGCCGTCCAGGCGACCCTGCGCCCGCAGCGGGTCCGTGACCTGCTGCACGGCGTGTTCCTCGGCCATCCGCTGCACCCGGCGATGGTGCAGGTGCCGGTGGGTGCCTGGATCAGCGCGGCAGTGGTCGACCTGCTCCCCGGTCAGCGTCGGGCGGCCACCACCCTGGTCGCCCTGGGCACGGTGAGCGCGGTGCCCGCCGCCGTGGCCGGGCTCAACGACTGGGCGGAACTCTCCCGGGACCAGCGTCGGGTGGGGCTGGTCCATGCCGCCGCCAACACCGTCGGCCTGACCCTGTACGCCGGTTCCCTCGCGGCCCGGTTGACCGGTCGGCACGGTGTCGGCCGGGCGCTGGCCTACCTGGGACTGGGCGCGGCCAGCGCCGGGGCGTACCTCGGTGGGCACCTGGCGTACAAGCAGGGCGCGCAGGTCAGCCAGAGCGTTTCGGAGCTGCACCGGATGAGCGACGGCTGGCAGCCGGTGGCCGAACTGGCCGGGCTGCCCCAGCGCAAACTGGTGACCCGAGAGGTGGACGACGTCTCGGTGATCCTCTACCGGCACGGCGACGAGGTCACCGTGATGCTGGAACGCTGCCCGCACCAGAGTGGTCCCCTCGGTGAGGGTGAGGTCCAGGAGATCGACGGGCACGCCTGTGTGGTCTGCCCCTGGCACGGTTCGGCGTTCCGGCTCAACGGAGGCGAGGTCGTCCACGGCCCCTCCGCCACCGACCAGCAGATCCTCCCGACCCGGATAGTCGACGGCACCCTCCAAACCCGCCTCCCCTAA
- a CDS encoding helix-turn-helix domain-containing protein, with translation MNDALRAALNETGYTTESLAERVGVDPKTVGRWLSEGRIPHARHRVAAAEALRRDIVDIWPDTSRRREPVWFRPWQEIERDALSLRSFESAVVPGLLQTESYARAVLLGAGTLPRGEVDRHLAARLARQSVLKRDDPPQLTVVLDETVLHRPVGGRQTMHEQLLTLAEACDQPHVRVHVVPATVGEYAGLNGPFVIATNPDHRMAGYLDNQLQGQVVSDLDDLAAMMAAWENVRGEALSHWQSVDLITKVAQAWN, from the coding sequence GTGAACGATGCGCTGCGCGCCGCCCTCAACGAGACCGGCTATACCACCGAATCCCTCGCCGAGCGCGTCGGTGTCGATCCCAAGACGGTGGGTCGCTGGCTGAGTGAGGGGCGGATCCCGCATGCCCGGCACCGGGTCGCCGCAGCGGAAGCGCTCCGGCGGGACATCGTGGACATTTGGCCGGACACTTCAAGACGTCGTGAGCCGGTGTGGTTCCGCCCCTGGCAGGAGATCGAACGCGACGCCCTGTCGTTGCGCTCATTCGAGTCCGCGGTAGTACCCGGTCTTCTCCAGACAGAGTCGTATGCCCGAGCCGTCCTGCTCGGTGCCGGCACCCTCCCCCGGGGGGAGGTCGACCGGCACCTGGCGGCCCGGCTCGCCCGCCAGTCCGTCCTGAAGCGCGACGATCCGCCCCAGCTCACCGTCGTCCTCGACGAGACGGTCCTGCACCGACCGGTCGGCGGCCGGCAGACCATGCACGAGCAGCTCCTCACCCTCGCCGAGGCCTGCGACCAGCCGCACGTCCGGGTGCACGTCGTGCCGGCCACGGTGGGCGAGTACGCCGGCCTGAACGGCCCCTTCGTGATCGCCACCAACCCCGACCACCGGATGGCCGGCTACCTCGACAACCAACTCCAGGGACAGGTGGTTAGCGATCTCGATGACCTCGCGGCCATGATGGCAGCGTGGGAGAACGTGCGCGGCGAAGCGCTCTCCCACTGGCAGTCCGTCGATCTGATCACGAAGGTGGCCCAGGCATGGAACTGA
- a CDS encoding DUF397 domain-containing protein has protein sequence MELNDARWRKSTRSSGNGGNCVEVAGNLPGVVAVRDSKDPDGPTLTFTPTAWHIFLARITDRA, from the coding sequence ATGGAACTGAACGACGCACGCTGGCGCAAGAGCACCCGCAGCAGCGGCAACGGCGGAAACTGCGTCGAGGTGGCCGGCAACCTGCCGGGGGTGGTCGCCGTCCGCGACTCCAAGGACCCCGACGGCCCCACCCTGACCTTCACCCCCACCGCCTGGCACATCTTCCTCGCCCGGATCACCGACCGCGCCTGA
- a CDS encoding crotonase/enoyl-CoA hydratase family protein, whose product MAVHVARNGAVTTVILDRAASRNAVDGPTARALADAFRAFEADPDARVAVLWGAGGTFCAGADLKAIGTPSGNRVEPDGDGPMGPTRMSLSKPVIAAISGYAVAGGLELALWCDLRVAESDAVLGVFCRRWGVPLIDGGTVRLPRLIGESRAMDLILTGRPVPAQEAYAMGLVNRVVAPGEARTAAERLAAEIARHPQTCLRNDRAAVLAGAGLTEPEALATELAYGIDSLAADAAAGAARFAAGAGRHGE is encoded by the coding sequence ATGGCTGTGCATGTTGCCCGCAACGGGGCGGTGACCACGGTGATCCTCGACCGGGCGGCGTCGCGCAATGCCGTCGACGGTCCGACCGCACGGGCGCTCGCCGACGCGTTCCGTGCGTTCGAGGCCGACCCGGACGCCCGGGTCGCGGTGCTCTGGGGCGCGGGCGGCACGTTCTGCGCGGGTGCCGACCTCAAGGCCATCGGCACCCCCAGCGGCAACCGGGTCGAGCCCGACGGCGACGGCCCGATGGGTCCGACCCGGATGTCACTGTCCAAGCCGGTCATCGCGGCGATCTCCGGGTACGCGGTGGCCGGCGGCCTGGAGCTGGCGCTCTGGTGCGACCTGCGGGTCGCCGAGTCGGACGCGGTGCTGGGGGTGTTCTGCCGACGGTGGGGGGTACCGCTGATCGACGGGGGCACCGTCCGGCTGCCCCGGCTCATCGGGGAGAGCCGGGCGATGGACCTGATCCTCACCGGCCGTCCGGTGCCCGCCCAGGAGGCGTACGCGATGGGGCTGGTCAACCGGGTGGTCGCGCCGGGTGAGGCGCGGACGGCGGCCGAACGGCTGGCCGCGGAGATCGCCCGCCATCCGCAGACCTGCCTGCGTAACGACCGGGCGGCGGTGCTGGCCGGTGCCGGCCTGACCGAGCCGGAGGCGCTCGCCACCGAGCTCGCCTACGGGATCGACTCGTTGGCGGCGGACGCCGCAGCCGGCGCGGCCCGATTCGCCGCCGGCGCCGGCCGACACGGCGAATAA